The Tumebacillus sp. BK434 genome has a segment encoding these proteins:
- a CDS encoding iron-containing alcohol dehydrogenase, whose product MLNFQLSMPTRIIFGRGEVEKAGAEAAKLAGKVLLVTGRTATRKTGVLQRVVDSLESAGVEVVVFDKIEPNPRTHTVDEGGRIAREEGCELIIGLGGGSPMDAAKAIAAVALSGHPSHEYITGNKTGRWRELLPVQEALPVMTIPTLAATGSEANNGGVLTNEATKEKGGISGPALFPKVTIIDPELTFTVSPEYTADGAVDMFTHLYEAYLTGEEDALVQDHLTEGLIRAAVENGPIAVQEPTHYEARAALMWASTLALIGLTGAGRGGSFPVHQIEHTLSAYYDISHGRGLAILAPAYFKRVAEDRPHRLARMGRNCFGVTEQDDQLAAERTIAAVVEWFKSMNVHLKLSDLGISRESLAEMAEEAVRVGGRGMGHIPATRHLDVQEVLAIYEESY is encoded by the coding sequence ATGCTGAACTTTCAGTTGAGTATGCCGACGCGCATTATCTTTGGGCGCGGTGAAGTGGAGAAAGCTGGAGCGGAAGCAGCCAAACTGGCCGGAAAAGTGCTGCTGGTGACCGGCCGCACTGCGACCCGCAAGACGGGCGTGCTGCAGAGAGTGGTCGATTCGCTGGAGAGCGCCGGCGTGGAAGTGGTGGTCTTTGACAAGATCGAGCCGAACCCGCGCACGCACACCGTCGATGAAGGCGGCCGCATTGCCCGCGAAGAAGGGTGCGAACTGATCATCGGGCTTGGCGGCGGTTCCCCGATGGACGCTGCCAAAGCGATCGCAGCGGTGGCGCTGAGCGGTCATCCGAGCCATGAATACATAACAGGCAACAAAACAGGCCGCTGGCGGGAACTCCTGCCGGTGCAGGAAGCTTTGCCGGTGATGACGATCCCGACCCTGGCAGCCACCGGGTCGGAAGCGAACAACGGCGGGGTGCTGACGAATGAAGCAACGAAGGAAAAGGGCGGCATCAGCGGCCCGGCTCTGTTCCCGAAAGTGACGATCATCGACCCGGAGCTGACCTTCACCGTCTCGCCGGAATACACGGCGGACGGCGCGGTCGATATGTTCACACATCTCTATGAAGCGTATCTGACCGGCGAAGAAGATGCGCTCGTGCAGGATCACCTGACCGAAGGCCTGATCCGCGCCGCCGTCGAAAACGGCCCGATCGCAGTGCAGGAGCCGACCCACTACGAAGCGCGCGCCGCGCTGATGTGGGCCTCAACCTTGGCGCTGATCGGTCTGACCGGCGCCGGGCGCGGCGGCTCGTTCCCGGTGCACCAGATCGAGCACACGTTGTCGGCGTATTACGACATCTCGCACGGACGAGGCTTGGCGATCCTCGCCCCGGCCTACTTCAAGCGCGTGGCGGAAGACCGTCCGCACCGTCTGGCACGGATGGGGCGCAACTGTTTTGGCGTCACCGAGCAGGATGATCAGTTGGCGGCCGAGCGGACGATCGCGGCGGTGGTCGAGTGGTTCAAATCGATGAACGTCCACTTGAAGCTGAGCGACCTCGGCATCTCCCGTGAATCGCTCGCCGAGATGGCTGAGGAAGCGGTTCGCGTTGGCGGCCGCGGCATGGGACACATCCCGGCGACGCGTCACTTGGACGTACAAGAAGTGCTGGCGATCTACGAAGAAAGCTATTAA
- a CDS encoding M23 family metallopeptidase: MKRRTRIFANLLLTLTLLPVPGAGAAEEQPPVDQTLELATAAQYQQELPVLQNVEKVTKVPWYYLAAVNQYEMGIHWKKNKDNPHKSAIQIEFPSEKWSGPVNPQRDDSNPVTIKIFGGLGLDGNKDKVAERTNPEDALFTMAKWLSSEGTDEDAIRRKIWDYYQDGMVVDRISGFARLFREAGTTDIKGNAFPIPKRFNYSYRSTWGDPRGWGGRRMHEGCDIFANHGTPVLSTAYGVVEVIGWNRFGGWRIGIRDLNNVYHYYAHLGGFEKGVKRGSIVKPGQVIGYVGSSGYGRPGTSGKFPPHLHYGMYRDTGAREWAFDPTPHLRKWEREMRAKKRNS, encoded by the coding sequence ATGAAACGGCGAACCCGCATCTTCGCAAATCTGCTGCTGACCCTGACTCTGCTCCCCGTTCCGGGAGCGGGCGCAGCAGAGGAACAACCCCCTGTCGACCAAACGCTGGAGCTCGCGACAGCCGCTCAATATCAGCAAGAGCTGCCCGTGCTCCAGAACGTGGAAAAGGTGACCAAAGTGCCGTGGTATTACCTGGCGGCGGTCAACCAGTATGAGATGGGGATTCATTGGAAGAAAAACAAAGACAATCCTCACAAATCGGCCATTCAAATCGAGTTCCCTTCTGAAAAATGGAGCGGGCCGGTCAATCCGCAACGGGATGACAGCAACCCGGTGACGATCAAGATTTTTGGCGGGTTGGGGTTGGACGGCAACAAAGACAAAGTCGCCGAGCGCACCAACCCGGAAGATGCGCTGTTTACGATGGCCAAATGGCTGAGCTCGGAAGGGACAGATGAAGACGCGATTCGCCGCAAGATCTGGGACTATTACCAGGACGGCATGGTCGTCGACCGGATCTCCGGATTCGCCCGCCTCTTCCGCGAAGCCGGCACCACCGACATCAAAGGCAACGCCTTCCCGATCCCCAAGCGCTTCAACTATTCGTATCGCTCAACGTGGGGCGATCCGCGCGGCTGGGGCGGGCGGCGGATGCACGAAGGCTGCGACATCTTCGCCAATCATGGCACCCCCGTGCTGTCTACCGCGTACGGCGTGGTCGAAGTGATCGGCTGGAACCGCTTCGGCGGCTGGCGTATCGGCATCCGCGACCTGAACAACGTCTATCATTATTACGCGCATCTGGGCGGTTTTGAAAAAGGGGTCAAGCGCGGATCGATCGTCAAACCGGGCCAGGTGATCGGCTATGTCGGCTCCTCTGGCTATGGCCGCCCCGGCACGTCAGGCAAGTTCCCGCCGCACTTGCACTACGGGATGTATCGCGACACCGGAGCCCGGGAATGGGCGTTCGACCCGACTCCGCACCTGCGCAAATGGGAGCGCGAGATGCGGGCGAAGAAAAGAAATAGCTAG
- a CDS encoding DUF47 family protein has protein sequence MLNFGPKNDVFFDLLEQEANNLYSGAKAFLELMENYTDVEKKFDAIQEIEHKGDAITRQIMEKLNSSFITPIERDDISALAFTIDEVLDIITGVADRCVLYRIGSVTPEMLALSKAMEGAAAVIVKLLHALRDLKYERIQELTRSMKQWELESDQIYRRAVAKLLNDENVDPIHVIKWKEIYEKLEDGVDFCEDVSNLVEGVVLKNA, from the coding sequence ATGCTGAACTTTGGACCGAAAAACGACGTCTTTTTCGATCTGCTGGAGCAGGAAGCTAACAATCTATACAGCGGTGCGAAGGCCTTCCTCGAACTGATGGAAAACTACACCGATGTGGAAAAGAAATTTGACGCGATTCAAGAGATTGAGCACAAAGGCGATGCGATCACCCGTCAGATCATGGAGAAGCTGAACTCTTCGTTCATCACGCCGATCGAGCGCGACGACATCTCGGCGCTGGCTTTTACGATCGATGAAGTGCTCGACATCATCACCGGTGTGGCCGACCGCTGCGTCCTCTACCGCATCGGTTCGGTGACACCGGAAATGCTCGCGCTGTCCAAAGCGATGGAAGGTGCGGCTGCTGTGATCGTCAAATTGTTGCACGCGCTGCGCGATCTGAAATATGAGCGCATTCAAGAGCTGACCCGCAGCATGAAGCAGTGGGAGCTGGAATCTGACCAGATCTACCGCCGCGCTGTGGCCAAGCTGCTCAACGATGAAAATGTCGACCCGATCCACGTGATCAAATGGAAGGAGATCTACGAAAAGCTGGAAGACGGCGTAGATTTCTGCGAAGACGTGTCCAACCTGGTGGAAGGGGTCGTCTTGAAAAATGCCTGA
- a CDS encoding DUF2621 family protein: MNYTDQSKQLLEELLSPIPFFARPMAKKMIEKQIFAEAQQAGHDTVSEEDVLRGYIIAGAKKEADRDRIKQFLTEKGYDLSKYEDLLA; this comes from the coding sequence TTGAATTACACAGACCAGTCGAAACAACTGCTTGAAGAACTTTTGAGCCCCATCCCGTTTTTTGCCCGTCCGATGGCAAAGAAGATGATCGAGAAACAGATCTTTGCGGAAGCACAACAAGCCGGCCATGATACGGTCTCGGAAGAGGACGTTCTCCGTGGATACATCATCGCGGGCGCGAAGAAAGAAGCGGACCGCGACCGCATCAAGCAATTTTTGACCGAAAAAGGCTATGATCTTTCGAAATATGAAGATCTGCTGGCGTAA
- a CDS encoding DUF962 domain-containing protein — translation MEEKLSFMERYNRDHQHPMNKLTHAIGIPMIVVSLPLVFWDWKWALALFILGWIFQFVGHYFEGNPPSFLKNPIFLLVGPLWIIKRMFCYGKNRP, via the coding sequence ATGGAAGAGAAGCTGTCGTTTATGGAGCGGTACAACCGCGATCATCAGCATCCGATGAATAAACTGACGCATGCGATCGGCATTCCGATGATCGTCGTGTCGCTGCCGCTCGTGTTCTGGGACTGGAAATGGGCGCTGGCTTTGTTCATCCTCGGATGGATCTTCCAGTTTGTCGGTCATTATTTCGAAGGCAATCCGCCCTCATTTTTAAAAAATCCGATTTTCCTGCTCGTCGGTCCCTTATGGATCATCAAGCGCATGTTCTGCTATGGAAAAAACCGCCCTTAG
- a CDS encoding inorganic phosphate transporter, whose amino-acid sequence MPDGGLILIITVVILALAFDYINGFHDTANAIATSISTKALSPRVAIILAASMNLIGALTFTGVAKTIGKGIADPFVLSNGMWIVVAAMLAAIVWNLITWWYGIPSSSSHALIGSLVGAVIASAGFSAVNYHGFVNILKSLIFSPIIALVLGFGIMLSLMWLFRNFAPAKMTRNFKTFQIFSAAFQAFMHGTNDAQKAMGVITFALIAGGFQDTTDIPLWVKISAALAMAAGTATGGWRIIRTVGRGIIKIQPVNGFAADFTSSIVILVATLYKLPVSTTHVISSAIMGVGAAKGFNKVKWDVAGKIVTTWIITLPITAVLAAVLYWLLGLFFF is encoded by the coding sequence ATGCCTGATGGTGGATTGATTCTGATCATCACGGTCGTCATCCTGGCACTGGCGTTCGACTATATCAACGGTTTCCATGATACGGCGAACGCCATCGCCACTTCGATTTCGACCAAAGCGCTGTCGCCGCGAGTAGCGATCATTCTGGCTGCGTCGATGAACCTGATTGGCGCCTTGACCTTTACCGGCGTTGCGAAGACGATCGGGAAAGGGATCGCCGACCCGTTCGTGCTCTCCAACGGGATGTGGATCGTCGTCGCGGCGATGTTGGCCGCGATCGTCTGGAACCTGATCACGTGGTGGTATGGGATTCCGTCTTCCTCTTCCCACGCGCTGATCGGTTCGCTCGTCGGTGCGGTCATCGCATCGGCCGGCTTCTCGGCTGTGAACTACCATGGATTTGTCAACATCCTCAAGTCGCTGATCTTCTCGCCGATCATCGCGCTGGTGCTCGGTTTTGGGATCATGCTGTCCTTGATGTGGCTCTTCCGCAACTTCGCTCCGGCGAAGATGACGCGCAACTTCAAGACGTTCCAGATCTTCTCGGCGGCGTTCCAAGCCTTTATGCACGGCACGAACGACGCGCAAAAAGCGATGGGCGTCATCACCTTCGCGCTGATCGCCGGCGGCTTCCAAGACACGACCGACATCCCGCTGTGGGTCAAAATCTCCGCAGCGCTGGCGATGGCGGCCGGTACGGCGACTGGCGGCTGGCGGATCATCCGCACCGTCGGACGCGGCATCATCAAGATCCAGCCGGTCAACGGCTTTGCAGCCGACTTCACCTCGTCGATCGTCATCCTCGTCGCGACTTTGTACAAACTGCCGGTCTCGACGACGCATGTCATCTCGTCGGCGATCATGGGTGTCGGTGCGGCCAAAGGCTTCAACAAAGTCAAGTGGGACGTGGCGGGCAAGATCGTCACGACGTGGATCATCACCTTGCCGATCACGGCGGTGCTGGCTGCGGTCTTATATTGGCTGTTGGGCTTGTTCTTCTTCTAA
- a CDS encoding DUF3905 domain-containing protein — MEKKNKVHLRSDEWTRRGTIDDDHDNAPWRNTPLDNWSRDVDPAVMSGDKYVDNDHDLGSTRRENLELKNGTASPVMAPFMHPTHDASMRNDG; from the coding sequence ATGGAAAAGAAAAATAAAGTGCATCTGCGGTCCGATGAATGGACCCGTCGCGGTACCATCGATGACGATCACGACAACGCTCCATGGAGAAACACCCCGCTCGACAACTGGAGCCGAGATGTTGACCCCGCCGTTATGTCGGGGGACAAGTATGTCGACAACGATCACGATCTTGGCAGCACGCGCCGTGAGAACCTCGAGCTGAAGAACGGCACAGCGAGCCCGGTCATGGCTCCTTTTATGCATCCGACCCATGATGCGTCGATGCGCAACGACGGCTAG